One window from the genome of Lentibacillus daqui encodes:
- the msrA gene encoding peptide-methionine (S)-S-oxide reductase MsrA, whose amino-acid sequence MNHELKKATFAGGCFWCMVKPFDQWDGIHQVVSGYTGGHTVDPTYEEVKAGTTGHYEAVEITYDPAVFSYRDILKIYWQQIDPTDDGGQFQDRGTSYRTAIFYHDMEQKEMAEVSKQELEASGKFSKPIVTKILPATTFYPAEDYHQDFYRKNEQEYKKDRAESGRDEFIAANWK is encoded by the coding sequence ATGAATCATGAACTGAAAAAAGCGACCTTTGCTGGTGGATGTTTCTGGTGTATGGTCAAACCGTTTGATCAATGGGACGGTATCCATCAGGTTGTTTCCGGATATACTGGCGGCCATACCGTTGATCCAACCTATGAAGAAGTAAAAGCAGGCACGACCGGACATTATGAAGCTGTGGAGATTACGTATGATCCGGCTGTGTTTTCATATCGGGATATTTTAAAGATATATTGGCAACAGATTGATCCAACTGATGACGGCGGCCAATTTCAAGATCGCGGGACTTCGTATCGTACCGCCATCTTTTACCATGATATGGAACAAAAAGAGATGGCTGAAGTCTCCAAACAGGAATTGGAAGCAAGCGGAAAATTTTCTAAGCCAATTGTGACCAAGATTTTACCAGCAACAACTTTCTATCCCGCTGAAGATTATCACCAGGACTTTTACCGAAAAAATGAACAAGAATACAAGAAAGACCGTGCAGAATCAGGCCGCGATGAATTTATTGCAGCGAACTGGAAGTAA